In a single window of the Bacillus clarus genome:
- the speD gene encoding adenosylmethionine decarboxylase: MDTMGRHVIAELWDCDFDKLNDMPYIEQLFVDAALRAGAEVREVAFHKFAPQGVSGVVIISESHLTIHSFPEHGYASIDVYTCGDRIDPNVAAEYIAEGLNAKTRESIELPRGTGSFEIKQRETKAL; this comes from the coding sequence ATGGATACGATGGGTCGTCACGTAATCGCTGAACTTTGGGATTGCGATTTCGACAAGCTTAATGACATGCCGTATATTGAACAATTATTTGTGGATGCAGCACTAAGAGCTGGTGCTGAAGTACGTGAGGTTGCTTTCCATAAGTTTGCACCACAAGGTGTAAGTGGAGTAGTAATTATTTCGGAGTCACATTTAACAATTCATAGCTTTCCGGAGCACGGTTACGCAAGTATTGATGTTTATACTTGTGGGGATCGTATTGATCCAAATGTTGCTGCAGAATACATTGCAGAAGGTTTAAACGCGAAAACGCGTGAGAGCATCGAGCTTCCTCGAGGCACTGGTAGCTTCGAAAT